A region from the Onychomys torridus chromosome 22, mOncTor1.1, whole genome shotgun sequence genome encodes:
- the Ankrd13a gene encoding ankyrin repeat domain-containing protein 13A isoform X1 produces MSSARDASGRFPLHLLVWNNDYRQLEKELRDQNAEALDPRGRTLLHLAVSLGHLESARVLLRHKADVTRENGQGWTVLHEAVSTGDPEMVYTVLQHRDYHNTSMALEGVPELLHKILEAPDFYVQMKWEFTSWVPLVSRICPNDVCRIWKSGAKLRVDITLLGFENMSWTRGRRSFIFKGGDNWAELMEVNHDDRVVTTEHFDLSQEMERLTLDLMKPKSREVERRLTSPVINTSLDTKNIAFERTKSGFWGWRTDKAEVVNGYEAKVYTVNNVSVITKIRTEHLTEEEKKRYKEDRNPLESLLGTVEHQFGAQGQDLTTECATVNNPTAITPDEYFDEDFDLKDRDIGRPKELTIRTQKFKATLWMCEEFPLSLVEQVIPIIDLMARTSAHFARLRDFIKLDFPPGFPVKIEIPLFHVLNARITFGNVNGCSTAEESQNVEGTQADTASQVTSFEVDQSVFEIPESYHVQDNGRNVHLQDEDYEIMQFAIQQSLLESSRSQELSGPASNGGISPTHSYEAQYERAIQESLLTTMEGPCPGALSESSRFDSDLQLAMELSAKELAEQELRLQEEEAELQQVLQLSLTEK; encoded by the exons AATGCAGAAGCTCTGGACCCACGGGGTCGGACATTACTGCACCTTGCGGTTTCTTTGGGGCATTTGGAGTCTGCTCGGGTGTTGCTGCGACACAAAGCAGATGTGACCAGAGAAAACGGCCAGGGATGGACAG ttctaCATGAAGCTGTGAGCACGGGTGATCCCGAGATGGTATACACAGTCCTGCAACACCGAGACTACCATAACACATCCATGGCCCTCGAAGGTGTACCTGAGCTGCTACACAAAATTCTGGAG GCCCCGGATTTCTACGTGCAGATGAAATGGGAGTTCACCAGCTGGG TGCCCCTGGTCTCTAGAATCTGCCCGAATGACGTCTGTCGCATTTGGAAGAGTGGCGCTAAGCTGCGCGTGGACATCACTTTGCTGGGCTTTGAGAACATGAGCTGGACAAGAGGGAGACGAAGTTTCATATTTAAGGGAGGAG ACAACTGGGCAGAGCTGATGGAAGTGAACCACGACGACAGAGTGGTCACCACTGAACACTTCGACCTTTCCCAAGAAATGGAGCGCCTCACCCTGGACCTCATGAAGCCAAAGAGCAGGGAGGTTGAGAGGCGGCTCACAAGCCCAGTCATCAACACCAGCCTCGACACTAAGAATATTGCCTTTGAAAG AACTAAATCCGGATTCTGGGGCTGGAGGACAGATAAAGCAGAAGTTGTTAATGGTTACGAAGCCAAG GTTTACACGGTCAACAATGTGAGTGTGATAACCAAAATCCGCACAGAACACCTGAccgaggaggaaaagaagagatacAAAG AGGACCGGAATCCACTGGAGTCTCTGCTGGGAACTGTGGAACATCAGTTTGGTGCTCAAGGG CAGGACCTCACAACGGAGTGTGCCACCGTGAACAACCCCACGGCCATCACACCCGACGAGTACTTTGACGAAGACTTTGATCTGAAAGACAGGGACATTGGAAGGCCAAAGGAGCTGACGATCAGAACACAGAA GTTTAAAGCTACACTGTGGATGTGTGAAGAGTTCCCGCTGTCCCTCGTGGAGCAGGTCATTCCTATCATTGACCTCATGGCTCGAACCAGCGCTCATTTTGCAAGGTTGAGAGATTTCATCAAATTGGACTTTCCTCCTGGATTCCCTGTCAAAATAG AAATCCCCTTGTTTCACGTTTTGAATGCACGGATTACATTTGGAAATGTTAATGGCTGTAGCACTGCTGAAGAGAGTCAGAATGTGGAGGGGACCCAGGCTGACACAG cTTCCCAGGTCACAAGCTTTGAGGTTGATCAGTCTGTGTTTGAAATTCCTGAGTCCTACCATGTTCAAGACAACGGCAGAAACGTGCATCTCCAGGATGAGGACTATGAAATAATGCAGTTTGCCATCCAGCAGAGCCTGTTGGAGTCCAGCAGGAGTCAG GAACTTTCGGGACCAGCTTCAAATGGAGGGATCAGCCCCACCCACAGCTATGAAGCCCAGTATGAGAG GGCCATCCAGGAGAGCCTCCTAACCACCATGGAAGGCCCGTGCCCAGGTGCCCTCAGTGAGTCGAGCCGTTTTGATAGTGACCTGCAGCTGGCCATGGAGCTGTCTGCCAAAGAGCTGGCGGAACAGGAGCTAAGGctgcaggaggaggaggctgaaCTCCAGCAAGTCTTGCAGCTGTCACTCACCGAGAAATAG
- the Ankrd13a gene encoding ankyrin repeat domain-containing protein 13A isoform X2, with amino-acid sequence MSSARDASGRFPLHLLVWNNDYRQLEKELRDQNAEALDPRGRTLLHLAVSLGHLESARVLLRHKADVTRENGQGWTVLHEAVSTGDPEMVYTVLQHRDYHNTSMALEGVPELLHKILEAPDFYVQMKWEFTSWVPLVSRICPNDVCRIWKSGAKLRVDITLLGFENMSWTRGRRSFIFKGGDNWAELMEVNHDDRVVTTEHFDLSQEMERLTLDLMKPKSREVERRLTSPVINTSLDTKNIAFERTKSGFWGWRTDKAEVVNGYEAKVYTVNNVSVITKIRTEHLTEEEKKRYKEDRNPLESLLGTVEHQFGAQGDLTTECATVNNPTAITPDEYFDEDFDLKDRDIGRPKELTIRTQKFKATLWMCEEFPLSLVEQVIPIIDLMARTSAHFARLRDFIKLDFPPGFPVKIEIPLFHVLNARITFGNVNGCSTAEESQNVEGTQADTASQVTSFEVDQSVFEIPESYHVQDNGRNVHLQDEDYEIMQFAIQQSLLESSRSQELSGPASNGGISPTHSYEAQYERAIQESLLTTMEGPCPGALSESSRFDSDLQLAMELSAKELAEQELRLQEEEAELQQVLQLSLTEK; translated from the exons AATGCAGAAGCTCTGGACCCACGGGGTCGGACATTACTGCACCTTGCGGTTTCTTTGGGGCATTTGGAGTCTGCTCGGGTGTTGCTGCGACACAAAGCAGATGTGACCAGAGAAAACGGCCAGGGATGGACAG ttctaCATGAAGCTGTGAGCACGGGTGATCCCGAGATGGTATACACAGTCCTGCAACACCGAGACTACCATAACACATCCATGGCCCTCGAAGGTGTACCTGAGCTGCTACACAAAATTCTGGAG GCCCCGGATTTCTACGTGCAGATGAAATGGGAGTTCACCAGCTGGG TGCCCCTGGTCTCTAGAATCTGCCCGAATGACGTCTGTCGCATTTGGAAGAGTGGCGCTAAGCTGCGCGTGGACATCACTTTGCTGGGCTTTGAGAACATGAGCTGGACAAGAGGGAGACGAAGTTTCATATTTAAGGGAGGAG ACAACTGGGCAGAGCTGATGGAAGTGAACCACGACGACAGAGTGGTCACCACTGAACACTTCGACCTTTCCCAAGAAATGGAGCGCCTCACCCTGGACCTCATGAAGCCAAAGAGCAGGGAGGTTGAGAGGCGGCTCACAAGCCCAGTCATCAACACCAGCCTCGACACTAAGAATATTGCCTTTGAAAG AACTAAATCCGGATTCTGGGGCTGGAGGACAGATAAAGCAGAAGTTGTTAATGGTTACGAAGCCAAG GTTTACACGGTCAACAATGTGAGTGTGATAACCAAAATCCGCACAGAACACCTGAccgaggaggaaaagaagagatacAAAG AGGACCGGAATCCACTGGAGTCTCTGCTGGGAACTGTGGAACATCAGTTTGGTGCTCAAGGG GACCTCACAACGGAGTGTGCCACCGTGAACAACCCCACGGCCATCACACCCGACGAGTACTTTGACGAAGACTTTGATCTGAAAGACAGGGACATTGGAAGGCCAAAGGAGCTGACGATCAGAACACAGAA GTTTAAAGCTACACTGTGGATGTGTGAAGAGTTCCCGCTGTCCCTCGTGGAGCAGGTCATTCCTATCATTGACCTCATGGCTCGAACCAGCGCTCATTTTGCAAGGTTGAGAGATTTCATCAAATTGGACTTTCCTCCTGGATTCCCTGTCAAAATAG AAATCCCCTTGTTTCACGTTTTGAATGCACGGATTACATTTGGAAATGTTAATGGCTGTAGCACTGCTGAAGAGAGTCAGAATGTGGAGGGGACCCAGGCTGACACAG cTTCCCAGGTCACAAGCTTTGAGGTTGATCAGTCTGTGTTTGAAATTCCTGAGTCCTACCATGTTCAAGACAACGGCAGAAACGTGCATCTCCAGGATGAGGACTATGAAATAATGCAGTTTGCCATCCAGCAGAGCCTGTTGGAGTCCAGCAGGAGTCAG GAACTTTCGGGACCAGCTTCAAATGGAGGGATCAGCCCCACCCACAGCTATGAAGCCCAGTATGAGAG GGCCATCCAGGAGAGCCTCCTAACCACCATGGAAGGCCCGTGCCCAGGTGCCCTCAGTGAGTCGAGCCGTTTTGATAGTGACCTGCAGCTGGCCATGGAGCTGTCTGCCAAAGAGCTGGCGGAACAGGAGCTAAGGctgcaggaggaggaggctgaaCTCCAGCAAGTCTTGCAGCTGTCACTCACCGAGAAATAG